TTTCCCCATAGAATAACAAAACTCGTTATTACTAGCTAAAATATACAAgtatttgtgttcatttatttatttttattaatatataataatgaataCTCTATTTCATAAATGCAACCGTATATTATACATAGATATGCAACATTTGAAGGCTAGAATAGTACATATATGAAAGTTCCGATACTAATTGCTTGCTTATTCTTATAGGGTACGGGGACTGTCAAGGCTTGTGCATTGGCATTGCTTCTTGTGGCCGCTTTTATTCCTCAGTCCTGGAGCGCGCCTCAGGTACTGAGCCCGCTCCTATACCTCCAGCGCAGATCAGTTTTGTACTGTACCTCTCcgccagctgctgctgctgtgttgacACTAATGCTCCGCCTTTCTTTAACCAGGGTCACTTTCAGAGGAGAAACTGGACCCCGCAGGCAATTCTTTACTTGAAGGGGGCTCGTAAGTGTGTTTGTAACTCTATGCGAGGTTGCGCGCcagtttttgttttcagataaGGTGTCGTTTCCTAGTCCCATACACCGTTGTCACGGCTTTGCAGTTCAAACAACTAGTCAGTCCTTACTGTCCTACAGTAACTGCCTTGTAAATGGAATTATAATGTACACGGTTTCATTTATTACAATTCGCTTTCAATCCTGGATAGTGATCACGTATACACTGCATATATTTTAATCagaagtaataacaataataataataataataataataataataataataataataataataataataatttgtagtgTATCAATAAAGGTTCCGTATTAATAACGGCGCAATGAGCAGCATCGTTCAGGCTACATAATATTCTGCACACAGTTGCCCTTACACAACAAGAGCACAGGTTTTTGAAGTTTTAAAAGCGGGTGTTTGTCTGTAACGGTTAATCTAATGGATAGTATCGGCTCCTCAAATCCATTGTCACGATGACCTTGTTAAACGGGGTAAAACAAGACGTCATCAGAAATACAAATTGTTGTGTAGATTAACAATCATTAACCCGTTTACCGTCCAGATACAGTGATTGATATGTTGACTCCTTGTAGGTTTTCACTTTCAGATAGGTACTCGCTGGTTTCGCTGCTTGAATATACTGTTCACTTATCACTTAATTAACGCCCTCATTCAGATTTACAGTAGCTTCGAGACTAATAGCATGTAGCCTATCAAACTCGTGTGGAGGGTATTTTTTGACTTCTTGTCAACAAATCCATTTAATCCACACGATGCTTTAAGACAGTTTTCTGTTCACCTGCAACCTCTTTCGCGTGTGTTCAAAATGTGCTTAGCAACTCCGAAGAATACTGAACGAGAGCAGGCCTGGAGAGGGTATTAATACAGTCCTTAGTTTGggtctgttttattattgtattgtattctgtgGTCAGTGCGTGATGCCAGTTACCCATCCGTCGCCAAAAAGTAATGGCCGTAGTTCTACTTTGTAAGCTTGCTACTAGTTCGTTCtcattgtattataataatagtttaaaataaaaaatgatctaTTTAATGTTTTGCAGAGGGACGTCGTTTCATATCGGAGGAAAGAAAAGATGGAGATTTTTATGAGAGACTACATTTAGGTAAGAATAAGGATCAGTTTtatattctgaaatatatattcATGTGATTTCAAGTTGCTTTGAGTTGATATCAAGTGACAATATTATAATTGTCTTTTTAAGTTGTTGGTATCTaaggcatttataaaaaaaagaatcattagATATAGGTTTGTTGCCAAAGAACATACATTTCAGACAAATATA
This window of the Polyodon spathula isolate WHYD16114869_AA chromosome 7, ASM1765450v1, whole genome shotgun sequence genome carries:
- the LOC121319038 gene encoding spexin prohormone 1-like, with the protein product MKGTGTVKACALALLLVAAFIPQSWSAPQGHFQRRNWTPQAILYLKGAQGRRFISEERKDGDFYERLHLATRSQNTNPTSLSDALALLLPFISRAREEAEENAEQLNLLETPKWKRGLF